Part of the Sesamum indicum cultivar Zhongzhi No. 13 unplaced genomic scaffold, S_indicum_v1.0 scaffold00364, whole genome shotgun sequence genome, agaggagaagaaaaaagaaagaaaaagaacgaGATAGAAGATCAAAGAATGATTAGATTCTCAAATACATGGAAGGAAACAGCTCTTCTTGTTTGGTATCAACTTCGtaaattttttctgtttccCCTCCAGCTATCCGTTAGTGTTAGAAGCTCAAGGATTGAGAACTTTGCAAATGGAATTGTTAAAGGTACTCGATATCAAATGTCTCTCCTCTTTAACAGCTTAAACTTTTCAATGAGGTGGTCATTGAATAGGAATAATATCTGCTAGGCTGTCTCGTGGAATTTCGGGGGTCATATTGGACAATACATGAGGTTACTAATGGTGGCTAGATGTGATTTTAAGGTTAACTTAAGGTTTGAAGTTCTTAATTGAACTTCGATAATGTGGCATGGTTTTCAGAAACTTTATTCCACCTGTTACAATGTGGAATAGTGAAACTGCTTGGGAAAATATGTTGATGTGATTAAACACGACATCCACGGCTAATGCTAATAAATGTAGCTGTTTTCTTGAGTTGCATTGTTTTAATTGAACTTAGTTTTAGTTCATTGTGACCCTATCTTCACAACAAAATCTCAGGTACTTTGTTCTGAATGTTGAAAATCCTATACCCGCGATTTTATCAATTCGCATGACATATTCTATCTGGTTTGTCTAGTTTCAGCAATATTTTGAAACCCATTTTCACATAAACCAGGCATATTTTGCTGTGTGAAATaggatattttaaaatctatacTCTGTTCAAATTCTATTTACATTtacttgatattttcttttccagaTCTTAACCTTAAACTGCTGTAGTGCTTAAAAGGTAGCAATCATGGGATTCTGGGAACAATCGTTGTTACTCCAATGAGCTCGGAACTGTTTCTCCGCTGATCTTTTATAGTTTCTCATCTGTTTATAAACAATTGAACATGGCCCCTgcattatttaagaaaaaatctaGTGAAACACGTCCCAATGACATGGAAACCTCTGGAGCTTTGCCTAGATCGTTTCGTTGCGTACCCTCTCCTTCAGAAGAAAAGTTCCCAAAGCTGCCCGATTCACCTCAGGTTACTTTAGCTCAGGAACTGACTACTAATGTAATTTCCTCTTGTCCTAGTACACTATCATCTAACAACAAAACCATTGGGCATTTGTTCTCTTCTGCTTCTGATCACCCTGGAAATCTTCGTGGTTCTTTGATGTCGCCTGATATAAATCGACCAAGAAAATTGCCTTTCATTCCTAAGCCACTCAATGATGGAATTTCTTTCTCATCAAGCCAGCTATCCCCTTCAGTTACTCGAGCTAGAAAATTGGATGGCTATGCTGCAGAGGATAACGATGTCTCCTGGAATACAGATGGAACTGAGAATTTTCCTGATATTCCCTTGAATATCCATTCCCAGAATAGTGAAGAAACCTGTACAGGTCTGACGGCATCAGAAGATCATTTTAAGAGAACTGATTGGCAGGACTGGGCAGATCAGTTAATCACAGTTGATGATGCTCTTGATTCAAATTTGAGTGATCTCCTTGTTGATGTCAATGTTCCAGAGCTGGATGCCAAGGTTTGATTCTGAATTGTGTCAGCTGTGTTATTTTTTGTACCTCTTATTTGATTTTCACAGAAATTGTAGTCGTGCAGATAGTtgaattatttgtataatgtTTCTGACATGATTTCCTAAATTAACTTCATTGAGACAATCAGACTGCTTCAGGGCTTGCGCAACTTTCTCGAGCAAGCTAAAACTTTGATGGGTCTCTATTCTTTAGTTTCTCATAATCCATTCTTCTTGTTAgtcttttaacttttcaaactGTTAATGGTTTACAGCTGCTGGAGTTGCCACCCGAAGTCTCATCGTCCCAGCCACAAATTCATCAGCATCAGCATACTCCTGTGGCAAGTGCACAAAGCTGTCCTCTAGTTAGCTCTCCCTGTGCTTCACCCACAATCAAAACACGTATGCGTTGGACACCAGAACTTCATGAAGCTTTTGTGGATGCTGTGAATAAGCTTGGTGGTAGTGAGCGTAAGTGTCTCGGTCCGTCAATACTTAGTTTCATAATTTCAAGAGAAACTGAAGACTTGATTTTTCTGTACTACCGACTTCAATATATTAACTGTGCAGGTGCTACACCAAAAGGTGTCTTGAAGCTCATGAATGTTGAAGGCTTGACTATCTATCATGTAAAGAGCCATTTGCAGGTATGAACGCACGTTTTTCTTGAGAATTCGGTTTTCCTCCTGTGAAAATGTGAAGATTTCTAATCACTATGTtctaaaatttcagaaatatagAACTGCGAGGTACAAGCCAGAGTCGTCAGAAGGTAGAGATTGCTTCCCAAGTTGTCTTTTGCATTTGAAGTATTGGATAGTGTgtagaatttttaattgttcCATTCTGACTTTAGGAACCTCAGAGAAGAAGTCTAAAACTGTGTCTGAGATTACGTCCCTGGACTTGAAGACGTAAGTCTATCTCTATCTTTTGCCAACATGTTCACAGCATCATATTCACCTTCTCTCCTGCGTTTCATATCCTAGATTTCGTCTTTGAAAGTCTCAATTTTCTGCGTCATTGAAATCCGAACACCTCAATTTAGACTTTTTGACGACAGGAAGATGGATATAACCGAAGCACTCAGATTGCAGATGGAAGTCCAAAAGCAGCTCCATGAACAACTTGAGGTATGTAAATGGTGCTTGATGTCCTGTAAAGCAGTTAGAGTGTATTACAGGAGTTTTGTTGATAACATTCATACTCGCCTGGAGTTTGATTCTGTTTATATAAACGAATTTTAGTCTGTGCAATTTCTATGTCGCCTGATCATATATACTTTGTTCTTTTTCCGTTAACATAGGTTGACATCACTAGAATAAATGACTTttgtcatgattaattattacgatcaaaagtaaaattcgTGGTAGGGATTAATCAGCCAAAACTGCACAATGACTACTGTTGTTATTCTTGTAGGCGATGCTAAAACATTAGCCGtagctaaaaattatggcaaatatttCGGTCATAACTAAAACCATAGCAAAATGTTGATTACCTGTGATCAAAACTCACATTTTTGTATTGGTTTTGTTTGAACATGATAGATATCCGGGTTTCTAAGTCgtagtcatttataatttttgcgACTGTTTCATTTCCTTTGTAGTGCTTGTGCATCGAGAACTATGTTCTTGGTTTAAACTTATTATGGAAAGCTTGTTCCTTCAGATTCAAAGAAACCTGCAGTTGCGGATCGAAGAACAAGGGAAGCACCTCCAGATAATGTTTGAGCAGCAGAGGAAGATGGAGGAAGAAAAGCTAAAAGCCTCATCGGCCAACGTAGACGAGCCTTCTCAACCGCCAACCATCGAAAAGCAGCCTTCTGTCAGTAACGTTAAAGCAGAGTCGTCAGAGCATGATCACGCCAGCACTCACGAAATTCCAAACAAGGAAGAAATGTCGTGTGAAACGACAGCCCTTGAGGAGAGGAGCATGGACGATAGTGAATCCAGTCCACCGTCCAAACGAGCCAGGGCCGACGAAACAGGGAGCTCTTCGACAACTGTTGTAACATGACATGANNNNNNNNNNNNNNNNNNNNNNNNNNNNNNNNNNNNNNNNNNNNNNNNNNNNNNNNNNNNNNNNNNNNNNNNNNNNNNNNNNNNNNNNNNNNNNNNNNNNNNNNNNNNNNNNNNNNNNNNNNNNNNNNNNNNNNNNNNNNNNNNNNNNNNNNNNNNNNNNNNNNNNNNNNNNNNNNNNNNNNNNNNNNNNNNNNNNNNNNNNNNNNNNNNNNNNNNNNNNNNNNNNNNNNNNNNNNNNNNNNNNNNNNNNNNNNNNNNNNNNNNNNNNNNNNNNNNNNNNNNNNNNNNNNNNNNNNNNNNNNNNNNNNNNNNNNNNNNNNNNNNNNNNNNNNNNNNNNNNNNNNNNNNNNNNNNNNNNNNNNNNNNNNNNNNNNNNNNNNNNNNNNNNNNNNNNNNNNNNNNNNNNNNNNNNNNNNNNNNNNNNNNNNNNNNNNNNNNNNNNNNNNNNNNNNNNNNNNNNNNNNNNNNNNNNNNNNNNNNNNNNNNNNNNNNNNNNNNNNNNNNNNNNNNNNNNNNNNNNNNNNNNNNNNNNNNNNNNNNNNNNNNNNNNNNNNNNNNNNNNNNNNNNNNNNNNNNNNNNNNNNNNNNNNNNNNNNNNNNNNNNNNNNNNNNNNNNNNNNNNNNNNNNNNNNNNNNNNNNNNNNNNNNNNNNNNNNNNNNNNNNNNNNNNNNNNNNNNNNNNNNNNNNNNNNNNNNNNNNNNNNNNNNNNNNNNNNNNNNNNNNNNNNNNNNNNNNNNNNNNNNNNNNNNNNNNNNNNNNNNNNNNNNNNNNNNNNNNNNNNNNNNNNNNNNNNNNNNNNNNNNNNNNNNNNNNNNNNNNNNNNNNNNNNNNNNNNNNNNNNNNNNNNNNNNNNNNNNNNNNNNNNNNNNNNNNNNNNNNNNNNNNNNNNNNNNNNNNNNNNNNNNNNNNNNNNNNNNNNNNNNNNNNNNNNNNNNNNNNNNNNNNNNNNNNNNNNNNNNNNNNNNNNNNNNNNNNNNNNNNNNNNNNNNNNNNNNNNNNNNNNNNNNNNNNNNNNNNNNNNNNNNNNNNNNNNNNNNNNNNNNNNNNNNNNNNNNNNNNNNNNNNNNNNNNNNNNNNNNNNNNNNNNNNNNNNNNNNNNNNNNNNNNNNNNNNNNNNNNNNNNNNNNNNNNNNNNNNNNNNNNNNNNNNNNNNNNNNNNNNNNNNNNNNNNNNNNNNNNNNNNNNNNNNNNNNNNNNNNNNNNNNNNNNNNNNNNNNNNNNNNNNNNNNNNNNNNNNNNNNNNNNNNNNNNNNNNNNNNNNNNNNNNNNNNNNNNNNNNNNNNNNNNNNNNNNNNNNNNNNNNNNNNNNNNNNNNNNNNNNNNNNNNNNNNNNNNNNNNNNNNNNNNNNNNNNNNNNNNNNNNNNNNNNNNNNNNNNNNNNNNNNNNNNNNNNNNNNNNNNNNNNNNNNNNNNNNNNNNNNNNNNNNNNNNNNNNNNNNNNNNNNNNNNNNNNNNNNNNNNNNNNNNNNNNNNNNNNNNNNNNNNNNNNNNNNNNNNNNNNNNNNNNNNNNNNNNNNNNNNNNNNNNNNNNNNNNNNNNNNNNNNNNNNNNNNNNNNNNNNNNNNNNNNNNNNNNNNNNNNNNNNNNNNNNNNNNNNNNNNNNNNNNNNNNNNNNNNNNNNNNNNNNNNNNNNNNNNNNNNNNNNNNNNNNNNNNNNNNNNNNNNNNNNNNNNNNNNNNNNNNNNNNNNNNNNNNNNNNNNNNNNNNNNNNNNNNNNNNNNNNNNNNNNNNNNNNNNNNNNNNNNNNNNNNNNNNNNNNNNNNNNNNNNNNNNNNNNNNNNNNNNNNNNNNNNNNNNNNNNNNNNNNNNNNNNNNNNNNNNNNNNNNNNNNNNNNNNNNNNNNNNNNNNNNNNNNNNNNNNNNNNNNNNNNNNNNNNNNNNNNNNNNNNNNNNNNNNNNNNNNNNNNNNNNNNNNNNNNNNNNNNNNNNNNNNNNNNNNNNNNNNNNNNNNNNNNNNNNNNNNNNNNNNNNNNNNNNNNNNNNNNNNNNNNNNNNNNNNNNNNNNNNNNNNNNNNNNNNNNNNNNNNNNNNNNNNNNNNNNNNNNNNNNNNNNNNNNNNNNNNNNNNNNNNNNNNNNNNNNNNNNNNNNNNNNNNNNNNNNNNNNNNNNNNNNNNNNNNNNNNNNNNNNNNNNNNNNNNNNNNNNNNNNNNNNNNNNNNNNNNNNNNNNNNNNNNNNNNNNNNNNNNNNNNNNNNNNNNNNNNNNNNNNNNNNNNNNNNNNNNNNNNNNNNNNNNNNNNNNNNNNNNNNNNNNNNNNNNNNNNNNNNNNNNNNNNNNNNNNNNNNNNNNNNNNNNNNNNNNNNNNNNNNNNNNNNNNNNNNNNNNNNNNNNNNNNNNNNNNNNNNNNNNNNNNNNNNNNNNNNNNNNNNNNNNNNNNNNNNNNNNNNNNNNNNNNNNNNNNNNNNNNNNNNNNNNNNNNNNNNNNNNNNNNNNNNNNNNNNNNNNNNNNNNNNNNNNNNNNNNNNNNNNNNNNNNNNNNNNNNNNNNNNNNNNNNNNNNNNNNNNNNNNNNNNNNNNNNNNNNNNNNNNNNNNNNNNNNNNNNNNNNNNNNNNNNNNNNNNNNNNNNNNNNNNNNNNNNNNNNNNNNNNNNNNNNNNNNNNNNNNNNNNNNNNNNNNNNNNNNNNNNNNNNNNNNNNNNNNNNNNNNNNNNNNNNNNNNNNNNNNNNNNNNNNNNNNNNNNNNNNNNNNNNNNNNNNNNNNNNNNNNNNNNNNNNNNNNNNNNNNNNNNNNNNNNNNNNNNNNNNNNNNNNNNNNNNNNNNNNNNNNNNNNNNNNNNNNNNNNNNNNNNNNNNNNNNNNNNNNNNNNNNNNNNNNNNNNNNNNNNNNNNNNNNNNNNNNNNNNNNNNNNNNNNNNNNNNNNNNNNNNNNNNNNNNNNNNNNNNNNNNNNNNNNNNNNNNNNNNNNNNNNNNNNNNNNNNNNNNNNNNNNNNNNNNNNNNNNNNNNNNNNNNNNNNNNNNNNNNNNNNNNNNNNNNNNNNNNNNNNNNNNNNNNNNNNNNNNNNNNNNNNNNNNNNNNNNNNNNNNNNNNNNNNNNNNNNNNNNNNNNNNNNNNNNNNNNNNNNNNNNNNNNNNNNNNNNNNNNNNNNNNNNNNNNNNNNNNNNNNNNNNNNNNNNNNNNNNNNNNNNNNNNNNNNNNNNNNNNNNNNNNNNNNNNNNNNNNNNNNNNNNNNNNNNNNNNNNNNNNNNNNNNNNNNNNNNNNNNNNNNNNNNNNNNNNNNNNNNNNNNNNNNNNNNNNNNNNNNNNNNNNNNNNNNNNNNNNNNNNNNNNNNNNNNNNNNNNNNNNNNNNNNNNNNNNNNNNNNNNNNNNNNNNNNNNNNNNNNNNNNNNNNNNNNNNNNNNNNNNNNNNNNNNNNNNNNNNNNNNNNNNNNNNNNNNNNNNNNNNNNNNNNNNNNNNNNNNNNNNNNNNNNNNNNNNNNNNNNNNNNNNNNNNNNNNNNNNNNNNNNNNNNNNNNNNNNNNNNNNNNNNNNNNNNNNNNNNNNNNNNNNNNNNNNNNNNNNNNNNTGGTGGTGGGAAGCATTTGGTTGTCAAATGATGGATTTGACAAAAAGATTTAACCTTTTATATCCTTCATTGTTGTATTTCTCTTTGTCTTCTTAGTTCCCCACTGAGTTTTGATGTCAtacgtgtgtgtggggggtgggaGACATTCTTACTGTAAGCTTCCTCTTGGTACTTTTACCACACATACAGACATGTTTATTTGTATATGCCGTCatctgttttttttgtttttcatgccaaggaacatatatagagagaggTGGATTCAGGTGGATCTGTTCAGCATTATGTGAAAGTGATCATTTTTATAAGTTCAGAGTTATTGATAATCAAGATTTTTAATAGAAACTTGTGGATGTTTCCTTTCCTTATGATTGACTTTTTTCCGTTTCTCCCAAGATGTTTTGATCAGAAATGGGGAGAAGAGGGGGCTGGTTTTCTGCAGTGAAGAAAGCGATCAGTTGTGAGCccaaagaaaagagagaaaaggtGGAGATTTGATCTCATCATTCTTGGAATTCTCTTTTTGTGTGTTGTTTGAAGATGAAAGCAGAacaacttattttttcttttcttatgtttatttcttttataatgaTCAGAAAAGCCGAAAGTCGGTGAGATGGCTTGGAAAGGAGAGGAGCATAGACTTGGATTCTTCCAAAGCGGAAGATACGGTGGTTGTTCGCCCAGCCCATTCTCCGACGGAGGATGTCAAGTTAAAAGAAGCTGAGAGTGAACAGAATAGGCATGCTTATTCGGTTGCTCTTGTAACAGCCATGGCTGCTGAGGCTGCAGTTGCTGCCGCACATGCTGCTGCTGAGGTTGTCCGGTTGAGAGCTGCAGCCCGTAATTCGGGTAAAACAAAGGAAGAGATAGCTGCTATCAAGATTCAAACAGCTTTCCGAGGTTACTTGGTATGATGATACTTATAATGTCACAGACAGactaataatttcatttttactgAAGTTGTCTAGTTCTTACCTGGTCAGGTTATCCCTTTTCTTTTGAGCAGTTACGATGCATTTGGAGAAGTCCTGTGATAGCTTTAGTAATTTTGCATCTACATCGACTGTTATGTCGGGTGTGGAGATTAATGCAGTGTTGTTATATATTGGCCTGTCAATCATTGATCCAACACTTTTGTGTGC contains:
- the LOC105180159 gene encoding myb family transcription factor PHL13-like, translating into MSPDINRPRKLPFIPKPLNDGISFSSSQLSPSVTRARKLDGYAAEDNDVSWNTDGTENFPDIPLNIHSQNSEETCTGLTASEDHFKRTDWQDWADQLITVDDALDSNLSDLLVDVNVPELDAKLLELPPEVSSSQPQIHQHQHTPVASAQSCPLVSSPCASPTIKTRMRWTPELHEAFVDAVNKLGGSERATPKGVLKLMNVEGLTIYHVKSHLQKYRTARYKPESSEGTSEKKSKTVSEITSLDLKTKMDITEALRLQMEVQKQLHEQLEIQRNLQLRIEEQGKHLQIMFEQQRKMEEEKLKASSANVDEPSQPPTIEKQPSVSNVKAESSEHDHASTHEIPNKEEMSCETTALEERSMDDSESSPPSKRARADETGSSSTTVVT